The Spirosoma radiotolerans genome has a window encoding:
- a CDS encoding Crp/Fnr family transcriptional regulator, producing MRVLFNIERLINPSAEEKAALANVLHTRLVKKGDHFLKAGDACTSIAFIERGSVRSYYQLEDREVCKDFIFENGLVGSFAGFFAQEPSALYIEALEDTQLIELFYDDVLWLYDHFPAWQKLGRIIAQDQFIRAEKREAAFLIDHPEVRFRALVDEHPKIFKRVPLQYIASYLGITRETLSRYRAKLKIA from the coding sequence ATGCGCGTCTTATTTAACATCGAGCGACTAATTAATCCATCGGCGGAAGAAAAGGCCGCTTTGGCGAATGTGCTGCACACCCGACTGGTAAAAAAGGGAGATCATTTTCTCAAAGCCGGTGATGCCTGTACCAGTATTGCCTTTATTGAGAGGGGTTCCGTTCGCTCGTACTACCAGCTCGAAGATCGGGAGGTATGCAAAGATTTTATATTTGAAAACGGCCTCGTCGGTTCGTTTGCCGGCTTCTTCGCTCAGGAACCTTCGGCCTTGTATATTGAAGCCCTGGAAGACACCCAATTGATCGAGCTTTTTTATGACGATGTATTGTGGCTCTATGATCATTTTCCTGCCTGGCAAAAGCTTGGGCGGATCATCGCCCAAGATCAATTTATTCGGGCCGAAAAACGTGAAGCGGCATTTCTCATAGACCATCCGGAAGTGCGCTTCCGGGCTTTAGTCGATGAGCATCCTAAAATTTTTAAACGAGTTCCCCTGCAATACATCGCCAGTTATTTGGGCATAACGCGTGAAACCCTAAGCCGGTATCGGGCAAAACTAAAGATCGCCTGA
- a CDS encoding cupin domain-containing protein → MNNTNTLVSQNHEQLIVLTTLITLQIPTAATEGRYAVWEEMVPPLAGPPPHSHPDEEIFYIIDGSFEFMLHEPNNLIPATTGAVVRVPAHALHTYKNVGATTGKLLTIAMPGKLEAYFRAVGKPVASAQDIPDLTQVPDFANLDVADFLRLAPQHEVAFYLPQMAV, encoded by the coding sequence ATGAACAACACAAACACGTTAGTGTCCCAAAACCACGAGCAGCTTATTGTGCTGACTACCCTGATTACCCTGCAGATTCCGACTGCGGCTACTGAAGGTCGATATGCGGTTTGGGAAGAGATGGTACCACCGCTGGCCGGTCCACCACCCCACAGTCACCCCGACGAAGAGATTTTCTATATCATCGACGGCTCATTTGAGTTTATGCTTCACGAACCTAATAACCTAATTCCTGCCACAACGGGGGCCGTTGTCCGCGTGCCGGCTCATGCGCTGCATACCTACAAAAACGTGGGTGCTACAACAGGGAAACTGCTGACGATTGCTATGCCGGGCAAACTAGAGGCTTATTTCCGGGCCGTTGGTAAACCGGTCGCATCAGCACAGGACATCCCCGATCTGACGCAGGTGCCCGATTTTGCCAATCTGGATGTGGCCGATTTTTTGCGACTGGCTCCTCAGCACGAAGTTGCGTTTTATCTGCCCCAAATGGCCGTCTAA
- a CDS encoding amidohydrolase family protein, with product MKTTKTLLRGGCVVTMDEQGHVFKCADVLITGEKITAIQPDIDADDCVVLDASHQIVMPGFIDTHRHVWESVIRGTAGNYSLMEYLQHILGPLAASFRPQDVYTANLLGALEALDAGITTLFDWSHIMNSPDHADCAIAGLKESGIRAVFGYGTPGTSVWEWFYESKLTHPTDIERLCQQHFNSSDQLVTPAMAIRGPEYSEFAVAVKDITMARRLNLPISMHAGCGTFAGKYQAVQQLATAGLLGPDLNIAHGNYLTIEDFTRLADNGCSVSITPEVEMQMGLGFPATGRAMAGGIAPSLGVDVVSGVSGDLFTQMRIALQTERALANDGLLRVGEMPQHISLTMADALTWATVNGAKALNLDRKTGSLTPGKQADLIMLNTTKMNLSPMADPIAAIVSQANAGNVDSVFVAGKAVKRNGQLLHPQLDSIRQQAYKTAGYLVEKALMTSMAQV from the coding sequence ATGAAAACGACTAAAACGTTGTTAAGAGGGGGTTGCGTCGTCACCATGGACGAGCAAGGCCACGTTTTTAAATGCGCTGATGTACTCATTACCGGCGAAAAAATTACAGCAATCCAGCCAGATATTGACGCCGACGACTGCGTTGTACTTGATGCCAGCCACCAGATTGTTATGCCTGGTTTCATTGACACACATCGCCACGTTTGGGAGAGTGTAATTCGTGGCACCGCAGGTAATTATTCACTCATGGAATATCTGCAGCATATTCTGGGACCGCTGGCTGCTTCGTTTCGGCCGCAGGATGTCTACACGGCCAATTTACTAGGCGCTCTTGAAGCCCTGGACGCGGGTATTACCACCTTGTTTGACTGGTCGCACATTATGAACTCGCCCGACCATGCCGACTGTGCCATTGCCGGTCTGAAGGAGTCGGGCATCAGAGCCGTGTTTGGGTATGGAACGCCCGGCACCTCCGTATGGGAGTGGTTTTATGAGAGCAAGCTCACGCACCCAACGGATATCGAACGCCTGTGTCAGCAGCATTTTAATTCTTCCGATCAGTTGGTTACCCCAGCGATGGCCATTCGGGGACCGGAATATTCCGAGTTTGCCGTGGCTGTTAAGGATATAACCATGGCCCGGCGGCTTAATCTACCTATTTCGATGCATGCGGGTTGTGGCACATTTGCCGGTAAATATCAGGCTGTTCAGCAATTAGCCACTGCTGGATTGCTGGGACCAGATCTGAATATTGCCCATGGTAATTACCTGACTATCGAAGATTTTACCCGGCTTGCCGACAACGGTTGTTCGGTGTCGATTACGCCCGAAGTGGAAATGCAAATGGGCCTGGGTTTTCCGGCCACGGGCAGGGCCATGGCGGGTGGAATAGCCCCCTCGCTGGGTGTGGATGTGGTTTCCGGCGTCAGTGGCGATCTGTTCACGCAAATGCGGATAGCGCTGCAAACCGAACGGGCCCTGGCCAATGATGGGCTTCTACGCGTTGGCGAAATGCCCCAGCACATATCCCTGACTATGGCTGACGCCTTAACATGGGCTACCGTCAACGGAGCCAAAGCCCTGAATTTAGACCGGAAAACGGGCTCGTTGACGCCGGGCAAACAGGCCGATTTGATTATGCTGAATACTACCAAGATGAATCTCTCGCCCATGGCCGATCCGATAGCCGCCATTGTTTCACAAGCTAACGCAGGTAATGTCGATTCGGTATTTGTGGCGGGGAAAGCCGTTAAGCGCAATGGCCAATTACTCCATCCGCAACTAGATTCCATTCGGCAGCAGGCCTACAAAACGGCGGGATATCTGGTCGAGAAGGCCCTTATGACAAGTATGGCGCAAGTTTAA
- a CDS encoding RidA family protein encodes MNLKTINPWQWQNNFGYAQAVEITQHQGTLYCAGQAAIDADGNPVGGSMTEQVQLSLQNLETVINKAGYHPAHIIRLNLYTTSIPDFFAAYGTLMAWLQAHRVTPSCTLVQVEALAYPALTIEIEATVVR; translated from the coding sequence ATGAACCTTAAAACAATCAACCCTTGGCAATGGCAAAATAATTTTGGCTACGCCCAAGCCGTAGAAATCACTCAGCATCAGGGTACCTTATACTGTGCAGGCCAGGCGGCAATAGATGCCGACGGCAATCCGGTGGGCGGCAGCATGACCGAACAAGTGCAGCTTAGTCTGCAAAATTTAGAAACCGTTATCAATAAAGCGGGCTACCACCCGGCGCACATCATCCGTTTAAATTTGTACACCACCTCGATTCCGGATTTCTTCGCAGCTTATGGGACACTCATGGCCTGGTTACAGGCGCACCGGGTAACGCCATCCTGTACGCTGGTTCAGGTAGAGGCTCTGGCGTATCCGGCCCTCACCATCGAAATTGAAGCTACGGTCGTTCGCTAA
- a CDS encoding sensor histidine kinase codes for MSRLRINDVGLRVVGISLLTAISLLSDDIIRQPLTGLVLVTMGLKGLYIGLLWYLNRAIIARFRSVFASRHRPGQRIVVSFLSCLLATTAFSWLYDAFRYGIIEGSFASFKPNGRVVSLGLGSVTIRMSAYGMDFIHGMTIAIFFLIIYELFFYRQDSLLYQKQLIQSEKEKEQLRIANMQSQLDALKQQVNPHFLFNSLNTLSALISEAPQQAEQFVDKLSGVYRYVLRANEQHLTTLDAELQFIDAYYLLLQTRYGQGLAMVVTVDESRRQGQIPPLTLQLLVENAVKHNVVSPKRPLMIDITIDERGQLVVRNTLQRKTTRPGEARIASNGVGLTNIVAKYQMLNLPQPSIEEGDGLFTVRLPLSTNTEKDK; via the coding sequence ATGAGCCGTTTAAGGATTAATGATGTAGGATTGAGAGTGGTGGGTATTAGCCTGTTGACGGCTATATCACTATTGAGTGATGATATAATCCGGCAACCCTTGACTGGCCTGGTGCTGGTAACAATGGGGCTCAAAGGCCTTTACATTGGCTTGCTCTGGTACTTGAACCGAGCTATTATTGCCCGATTCCGATCCGTATTTGCCAGCCGGCACCGCCCCGGTCAGCGCATCGTTGTTAGCTTTCTGAGTTGCTTACTGGCCACTACTGCATTTTCCTGGCTTTACGATGCTTTTCGCTATGGTATAATTGAGGGAAGTTTTGCCAGCTTTAAACCCAATGGCCGGGTGGTTAGCCTTGGCTTGGGGAGCGTTACGATCCGAATGAGCGCCTATGGAATGGATTTTATTCATGGCATGACCATCGCTATTTTCTTCCTAATCATCTACGAATTGTTCTTTTACCGACAAGACTCCCTACTGTATCAAAAGCAACTCATTCAGTCGGAGAAAGAGAAGGAGCAATTGCGGATTGCCAATATGCAAAGCCAGCTCGATGCACTGAAACAGCAGGTAAACCCCCATTTTCTGTTCAATTCACTAAATACTCTTTCGGCCCTTATCAGTGAGGCTCCCCAGCAGGCTGAACAATTCGTGGATAAACTAAGCGGGGTTTATCGGTACGTATTACGGGCCAATGAGCAGCATTTGACCACGTTGGATGCTGAACTCCAATTCATCGACGCCTATTATCTTTTGTTGCAAACCCGGTATGGTCAAGGGCTTGCCATGGTGGTAACGGTCGATGAAAGCCGTCGTCAGGGCCAGATTCCGCCGTTAACATTACAGCTTCTGGTCGAGAACGCAGTTAAGCACAATGTTGTATCGCCCAAACGTCCGCTTATGATTGACATTACTATCGACGAACGGGGTCAGTTGGTGGTTCGAAACACGCTGCAACGCAAAACCACGCGGCCCGGCGAGGCTCGCATTGCTTCGAATGGTGTGGGTTTAACGAATATTGTTGCCAAGTACCAGATGCTGAATCTACCCCAGCCCAGCATTGAGGAGGGCGACGGCCTGTTCACCGTAAGACTTCCCTTGTCAACCAATACCGAAAAGGATAAATAA
- a CDS encoding serine hydrolase domain-containing protein — protein MFRQIILLLFLGISAVAQTPTETATTRFTNQLVAVYNTGDSINFKTYFAGLTADQAQITANSHRMHREFAQIGPVQLRQTVGISPTRTELLLKTNAYDSWWKLVVLTDSTNHFKEHHMWPVRLSSEGLSSAKLTETQILTGIDTYITKLQSKHVFAGNVLIARNNQVIYAKSCGNNPQGRPNSKDQPFNLASLGKLFTSISILQLVDSGKLSLNDSVGKFMPEIKNKALHSITIRQLLTHTSGMGDFFENPAYQPEAGKVITREEFLPAIENDKPQFRPGAAFGYSNTGFLLLGLLIEKVTGSSFADFVNKNTLLPAGMHQTSLDSGAGGGFSTSSDIYKFAQAIRRGKLLKKKTQEQFLTEHTPDWGLGQEYQALGGEVVTGHSGGYIGVCTELNMYRYSGYTVIILSNTEPPYGHFVSDKIKEMILSK, from the coding sequence ATGTTTCGTCAAATAATCTTGTTGCTTTTCCTGGGAATTTCAGCCGTCGCACAAACACCAACAGAAACGGCTACCACACGGTTTACAAACCAGTTGGTAGCCGTTTATAATACTGGCGATTCTATCAACTTTAAGACATATTTTGCTGGCCTAACTGCCGATCAGGCTCAGATCACAGCCAACAGTCACCGAATGCACCGGGAGTTTGCCCAGATTGGGCCGGTGCAACTCAGGCAAACAGTAGGCATATCGCCAACGCGAACTGAGCTGCTGCTTAAAACGAATGCCTATGATTCCTGGTGGAAACTAGTTGTACTCACGGATAGCACGAACCATTTCAAGGAGCACCATATGTGGCCGGTCCGCCTTTCAAGTGAAGGACTGAGTTCAGCCAAGCTTACGGAAACGCAGATCCTGACCGGTATCGACACCTATATCACTAAGTTGCAATCCAAACATGTATTTGCCGGAAATGTCCTCATCGCCCGCAACAATCAGGTCATTTATGCGAAATCATGTGGTAATAATCCTCAGGGAAGGCCCAACTCCAAGGACCAGCCGTTCAATCTGGCCTCCCTGGGTAAGCTGTTCACCTCAATTAGTATATTGCAACTGGTTGATTCAGGTAAGCTTTCGCTCAACGACAGCGTCGGAAAGTTTATGCCCGAAATAAAGAATAAAGCCCTCCATTCAATAACGATACGCCAACTACTTACCCATACCAGTGGCATGGGCGATTTCTTTGAAAACCCGGCTTATCAGCCAGAAGCGGGCAAAGTGATTACCCGTGAGGAATTCCTGCCAGCCATTGAAAACGATAAGCCGCAATTTCGGCCTGGTGCTGCTTTTGGGTATAGCAATACGGGTTTCTTACTACTGGGGCTGCTCATTGAAAAAGTAACCGGCTCCAGCTTTGCAGACTTTGTCAATAAAAATACCCTCTTGCCCGCCGGAATGCACCAGACAAGCCTTGACAGTGGAGCCGGGGGCGGCTTCTCTACCAGCTCGGATATTTACAAATTTGCGCAGGCGATCCGAAGGGGGAAACTGCTAAAAAAGAAAACTCAGGAGCAGTTTTTAACCGAGCATACACCCGATTGGGGCCTTGGCCAAGAATATCAGGCGTTAGGCGGGGAAGTGGTCACAGGCCATAGTGGTGGCTATATTGGTGTTTGCACGGAGTTGAATATGTATCGCTATAGTGGCTATACCGTAATTATCCTGTCAAACACGGAGCCCCCTTACGGCCACTTCGTGTCGGATAAGATCAAAGAAATGATCCTGTCGAAATAG
- a CDS encoding sensor histidine kinase, with protein MIHNFYLGAVSTIVLLNAVQWSFSRDWVHGLFTLHPLIWLLLALMQGLPLTEPYFLASHTGGDGLALLIYVEIIHRMFDQKQYHRRVERWFRWVQLSILTYMVIEVGLLLIIPERWLSTLIYPYASLLYWSTLTGCCLVGFGIASRHQNPIGWFFMIGSFLLMLNEAQSVYYFFTRLFMHGPAALSRDTMLLIQQIIIGGFILKLLCFSLCLVFWQRKMAVARAVAQARTKDRLEQERLQAQLSQQRLEQENTDMQLRALQAQVNPHFLFNSLNSLSSLIDDEPERAGQFVNELSVVYRYLLRANQIAEPRSDGQRTNPDAGAHQLLTTLANELAFIESYYHLLKTRYGDGLYLTVHVSDTYQHYLLPSLTLQLLVENAVKHNSTSSKHPLTVEITVDAGGYLTVRNNLQRKKARVLSNGVGLSTIAAQYQKLKQPVPEVSEERDWFIVCLRLIVPPSDVTVSAELNGLAE; from the coding sequence ATGATTCATAATTTTTATCTGGGTGCAGTGAGCACAATCGTCCTGTTAAACGCCGTTCAGTGGAGCTTTTCACGAGACTGGGTACATGGACTCTTTACCCTGCATCCGTTAATTTGGCTTTTACTGGCTTTAATGCAGGGCCTACCGCTTACCGAGCCTTATTTTCTGGCTTCACACACGGGGGGAGATGGCCTGGCCCTGCTCATTTATGTGGAGATAATCCACCGCATGTTCGACCAGAAACAATATCACCGCCGAGTTGAGCGATGGTTTCGCTGGGTTCAATTAAGCATACTGACGTATATGGTAATCGAAGTTGGTCTGTTGCTGATCATACCGGAACGCTGGCTATCGACGCTGATTTATCCGTATGCTTCCCTTCTCTATTGGAGTACACTAACTGGGTGTTGTCTAGTGGGTTTCGGTATTGCATCACGGCATCAGAATCCCATCGGATGGTTCTTTATGATTGGTAGTTTTTTGCTGATGCTTAACGAAGCCCAGAGTGTATATTACTTCTTCACCCGTCTGTTTATGCATGGACCGGCCGCTCTCTCCCGGGATACCATGCTCCTGATTCAACAAATCATTATTGGCGGATTCATTCTTAAGTTACTTTGCTTCTCACTCTGCTTAGTATTCTGGCAGCGGAAGATGGCCGTGGCGAGGGCCGTTGCTCAAGCCCGCACCAAAGATCGATTAGAGCAGGAGCGCTTACAGGCTCAGTTAAGCCAGCAGCGGCTTGAACAGGAGAACACGGATATGCAACTTCGGGCATTACAAGCCCAGGTCAATCCTCATTTCCTGTTTAATAGCCTGAACTCCCTGTCTTCATTGATTGACGATGAGCCTGAGCGAGCTGGTCAGTTTGTCAACGAATTAAGCGTTGTATACCGGTATCTGCTGCGTGCCAACCAGATCGCTGAGCCACGTAGTGACGGACAGCGTACGAACCCTGATGCCGGGGCGCATCAACTACTGACAACCTTGGCCAACGAACTTGCCTTCATTGAGTCGTATTACCACTTGCTTAAAACACGCTATGGCGATGGACTGTACCTGACGGTTCATGTAAGTGATACTTACCAGCACTATCTATTGCCGTCTCTGACATTGCAGTTACTGGTCGAAAACGCCGTCAAGCATAATAGTACGTCGTCAAAGCACCCTCTTACGGTCGAGATCACCGTTGATGCTGGTGGCTACCTGACTGTCCGCAATAACCTGCAACGCAAAAAGGCGCGCGTTTTGTCAAACGGCGTGGGCCTATCTACCATTGCGGCTCAGTACCAAAAGCTTAAGCAGCCTGTTCCCGAGGTTAGTGAAGAGAGGGACTGGTTTATCGTTTGTTTACGATTGATTGTCCCACCATCCGATGTTACTGTTTCTGCGGAGTTGAACGGATTAGCAGAATAA
- a CDS encoding Ig-like domain-containing protein: MAACSKHSGESISPQPPTTPQAGYAMGTVYDAQGKPIKGAEITINNTGGVVNNLIGYSDANGNYKIKLSTGGGPLIGSYYVRGHVTVNYLNYPFKLALFVEDDSAFSPEEGAVKNLKLAIAGQRSNFGDSGWYGGTIEVDNHTRNSHFPNIEVTLEPVGPLVDGSTGETQVARPDWLYSYNVPIGQYKITARDLSTNKSLAVKNYYYDKGYNAATMGVFEPILTGSDRYQLVIDVTDM, encoded by the coding sequence ATGGCTGCCTGCTCAAAGCACTCGGGCGAATCCATCTCCCCCCAACCACCTACTACTCCGCAAGCGGGTTACGCCATGGGTACTGTTTACGACGCTCAGGGAAAACCGATCAAAGGTGCTGAGATCACAATCAACAATACGGGTGGAGTCGTCAACAATCTGATTGGCTATTCTGATGCGAATGGGAATTATAAAATAAAGCTTAGTACTGGTGGAGGCCCATTAATTGGATCCTATTACGTGCGGGGACACGTTACGGTCAACTACCTGAATTACCCCTTCAAACTTGCCCTGTTTGTTGAAGACGATAGCGCATTTTCGCCCGAAGAAGGGGCCGTAAAAAACCTAAAACTAGCCATTGCAGGCCAACGATCTAATTTTGGAGACAGTGGCTGGTATGGCGGAACAATTGAAGTAGATAATCACACCCGGAATTCGCATTTCCCCAATATCGAGGTCACGCTGGAACCGGTTGGCCCCCTAGTCGATGGGAGTACGGGCGAAACGCAGGTAGCACGTCCCGACTGGCTGTATTCCTACAATGTTCCTATAGGCCAATACAAAATCACGGCAAGAGACCTATCCACGAACAAATCATTGGCCGTTAAAAATTACTACTACGACAAAGGGTACAATGCAGCCACGATGGGCGTTTTCGAACCCATTCTTACAGGTTCTGATCGCTACCAGTTAGTAATCGACGTAACGGACATGTAA
- a CDS encoding c-type cytochrome, whose translation MNLLYTLGKWIGGIFLTLIALLLVGYFLISHNINQRIQKHYAFSAETLPIPHDKAMLERGGHLATIKGCTDCHGKNLAGKIFLNDGAVGRLVASNLTRGKGGRPADYSTSDWLMALRHGVDRTGRPLLFMPSHESTVLAEPDLQALIAYCQQVPSVDNELPDHDVGPVAKIMTYLGKMPLLPVEMINHQKPMVARADTSLGIGQGKYLSITCTGCHKPDLKGGDPVAPGFPPSPNLTSTGATGRWTLAQFVNTLRTGKTPGGHQINNEHMPWKMTAAYSDNELASLYQYFRSLK comes from the coding sequence ATGAACTTACTTTATACCCTTGGAAAATGGATCGGTGGTATCTTCCTGACCCTGATCGCTCTACTACTCGTTGGCTATTTTTTGATCTCGCACAATATCAATCAGCGAATCCAGAAACACTACGCTTTCTCGGCCGAAACCCTGCCTATCCCGCATGACAAAGCTATGCTAGAGCGAGGTGGGCACTTAGCTACCATCAAAGGGTGTACCGATTGCCATGGCAAGAATCTGGCCGGGAAAATTTTCTTGAATGATGGGGCTGTGGGCAGGCTGGTAGCTTCGAATCTGACCCGTGGCAAAGGTGGTCGGCCAGCCGATTATAGCACATCCGATTGGCTAATGGCCCTGCGCCACGGTGTTGACCGTACTGGTCGGCCACTTTTATTTATGCCTTCGCACGAAAGCACAGTACTGGCCGAGCCAGACCTCCAGGCGCTAATTGCCTACTGCCAGCAGGTTCCTTCTGTCGACAACGAACTACCGGACCACGACGTTGGGCCGGTAGCCAAGATAATGACCTATTTAGGCAAAATGCCGCTGTTACCCGTCGAAATGATTAACCATCAAAAACCGATGGTTGCCCGTGCTGATACATCGTTGGGAATTGGGCAAGGTAAGTATCTGTCCATAACGTGCACTGGCTGTCATAAACCCGATCTAAAAGGCGGTGACCCCGTAGCGCCTGGATTCCCCCCTAGCCCTAACCTGACCAGTACTGGTGCCACTGGACGATGGACGCTGGCGCAGTTTGTCAATACGTTACGCACCGGTAAAACGCCGGGCGGGCATCAGATTAATAATGAGCATATGCCCTGGAAAATGACCGCTGCTTATAGTGACAACGAGTTAGCATCGCTCTACCAATACTTCCGCTCATTGAAGTAG
- a CDS encoding VOC family protein has translation MKILELDLYTNNLEAVRLFYVGRLGLPLLSRSVTHLTVLVGYSKLTFQLVDQPVAPYHVAINVPYDSLDVLMYYYDLDYLSTQRPGKTIAYFPDWRAKACYFYDPCGNLLEFIARTDLDLNDPNLTLPELFQGISEIGLPTQDVAYTSREIQRRFCVKQFGKTIPQADFNALGDDNGLFILAKEGRTWLFSNTQARLSYCRVQFTCGVNEILHQLYSFEVNLLPIGFAEKTHRLNLPDPAKALTLKTITRNQTPLLFFNNSAHEQNSN, from the coding sequence ATGAAAATCCTTGAACTTGATTTATACACGAATAATCTGGAGGCCGTTCGCCTTTTCTACGTCGGTCGCCTTGGCCTGCCTTTATTAAGCCGTTCCGTCACTCATCTAACGGTGTTAGTGGGCTATTCCAAGCTCACGTTCCAGCTCGTCGATCAGCCAGTGGCGCCCTATCATGTTGCGATCAACGTGCCTTATGACTCGCTTGATGTGCTCATGTACTACTATGATCTAGATTACCTGTCGACACAAAGGCCTGGGAAAACTATTGCTTACTTTCCAGACTGGCGCGCCAAAGCCTGCTATTTCTATGATCCTTGCGGAAATCTACTGGAATTCATTGCCCGCACCGATCTTGACCTGAATGACCCAAATCTAACCTTGCCAGAACTATTTCAAGGTATTAGCGAAATTGGGCTGCCGACTCAGGATGTTGCCTACACATCCCGCGAGATTCAACGCCGTTTTTGCGTAAAGCAGTTTGGTAAAACGATACCTCAGGCTGATTTCAATGCGCTGGGCGATGATAACGGGCTTTTTATTCTGGCTAAAGAGGGTCGTACCTGGCTTTTCTCGAACACCCAGGCCAGGCTAAGTTATTGCCGGGTTCAATTCACCTGCGGAGTTAATGAGATCCTACACCAGTTGTATTCGTTTGAAGTCAATCTGTTACCGATCGGATTCGCAGAGAAAACTCATCGGCTTAACCTGCCTGATCCAGCAAAAGCCCTGACTCTCAAGACAATAACACGAAATCAAACACCATTACTCTTTTTTAACAACAGTGCTCATGAACAAAACAGTAATTAA
- a CDS encoding Rid family hydrolase, whose translation MNKTVINPWQWQDRLGNARAMENPHASPTLFCAGQAALNANGQPIKGKKAEPFGLCFDNQTTIRHYAGHSLKKVVRLSHYQISVEQIFAVYSEVISRLQAASSLLCSTLIEVKTRAFQQSRVETDTIAVK comes from the coding sequence ATGAACAAAACAGTAATTAACCCCTGGCAATGGCAAGATCGATTAGGCAATGCCCGAGCCATGGAAAACCCTCACGCTAGCCCCACATTGTTTTGTGCTGGACAAGCCGCCCTGAATGCAAACGGCCAACCCATTAAAGGCAAGAAGGCCGAGCCATTCGGTCTGTGCTTCGACAACCAAACTACAATCAGGCATTATGCCGGACACTCCTTGAAAAAGGTGGTGCGCCTGAGCCATTACCAGATTTCGGTTGAGCAGATTTTTGCCGTATACAGTGAGGTAATTAGTCGGCTTCAGGCTGCTAGTTCCTTACTATGTAGCACCCTGATCGAAGTGAAAACACGGGCATTTCAGCAATCCAGGGTTGAAACCGACACAATAGCCGTCAAGTAA
- a CDS encoding hemerythrin domain-containing protein, which yields MQNQRYNVFNQIHKGLRGMLYETAIRVQQTHFSKAEASETIDQLNQVLLFFDEHAEHEDRFILPHIQKHNAQLIDELEKEHEIDHRLTQTLFDQIQEWKAATSANQLEAIGQRLHFGFSEFIAFNLYHMNKEENELIHLLWKHYTDAEIRQMEHEIIQAISPQTLMAESRWMMRSINDNEIIEWLSGVKHAAPAFVFDSFLQLAKEELPLERLTKVHAALEIA from the coding sequence ATGCAAAATCAGCGTTACAATGTATTTAATCAAATTCATAAAGGTTTGCGGGGCATGCTGTATGAAACAGCTATCCGTGTACAGCAAACCCATTTTTCGAAGGCAGAAGCTAGCGAAACGATTGATCAATTAAATCAGGTTCTCCTGTTTTTCGATGAACACGCTGAGCATGAGGATCGATTTATTCTGCCGCACATCCAAAAGCACAACGCGCAACTCATTGATGAACTGGAAAAAGAGCATGAGATCGACCACCGATTAACGCAAACGCTTTTTGATCAAATCCAAGAATGGAAAGCGGCTACATCAGCGAATCAGTTGGAAGCCATTGGTCAACGTCTTCACTTCGGCTTTAGCGAGTTCATCGCCTTTAACCTCTACCACATGAACAAGGAAGAGAACGAGCTGATTCATTTGCTCTGGAAGCATTACACCGACGCCGAAATCCGACAGATGGAGCACGAGATCATACAAGCCATCTCGCCCCAAACGCTTATGGCCGAAAGCCGCTGGATGATGCGCTCAATTAACGATAACGAAATAATTGAGTGGCTATCGGGGGTCAAACATGCTGCACCCGCATTCGTATTTGACAGCTTCCTTCAACTGGCCAAAGAAGAACTACCATTGGAGCGCCTAACGAAAGTACATGCCGCTCTGGAAATAGCCTGA
- a CDS encoding lipocalin family protein → MNKLATFTVFAALSGLFLLTTSFGYKTDTVSPKASHSTDLGTLLVGTRWQMADFKLGQDIDLDGDGHLDTNLMSFLRPCDLDNTIVFEPNGTVSVDEGNLNCDGQSASGTPNPGNWSYDKATNSLIITNAINNKTSTWKIIDAADNYLKVKVISSQEGPSSAAIVTWKTR, encoded by the coding sequence ATGAACAAATTAGCAACTTTCACCGTGTTCGCAGCCCTTTCGGGACTGTTCTTATTGACAACTTCGTTCGGTTATAAGACCGATACCGTTTCGCCTAAAGCCAGCCATTCGACCGATCTTGGGACCTTGCTTGTTGGCACGCGCTGGCAGATGGCCGATTTCAAACTCGGTCAGGATATCGATCTGGATGGCGATGGCCACCTCGATACTAATCTGATGAGCTTTCTACGACCCTGTGATCTGGACAATACGATTGTCTTCGAGCCAAATGGCACGGTGTCCGTTGACGAAGGCAACCTCAACTGCGATGGACAATCTGCGTCTGGTACACCAAACCCAGGTAACTGGAGTTACGACAAGGCGACCAACAGTCTGATCATTACCAATGCAATTAATAACAAAACGTCGACCTGGAAGATCATCGATGCCGCCGATAATTATCTTAAAGTAAAGGTGATCAGTAGCCAGGAAGGGCCGTCCTCAGCGGCAATAGTAACCTGGAAAACGCGCTAA